The following proteins are co-located in the Leptospira selangorensis genome:
- a CDS encoding helix-turn-helix domain-containing protein, producing MKRSIISREGVGLSATVIQRRELYLSRVVSDLPTLVFVKKGIKSLKQNDLELDIKSGEAVAIAGGQAFDVINRPDNGEFEAAWIAFHPNVIRNYKPNIQDLKDIEPAFIFSNISSGFSDAFRLARESIITDKLISDQVAIHRATEILIWLGEYGRKFKIPSTDNISQKVRAFLSANPAKDWSAIEIAERLEMSEATLRRRLSSELSSFSEILIDVRMSLALSLLQATDRSIGEIAREAGYDSASRFAVRFRDRFGYSPTMLRRETSRDRNGTILDRVRT from the coding sequence ATGAAACGTTCCATCATATCCAGAGAAGGGGTCGGACTCTCGGCCACAGTGATCCAAAGAAGAGAATTATATCTTTCCAGAGTAGTCTCCGACTTGCCCACACTTGTATTCGTAAAAAAAGGGATCAAAAGTCTAAAACAGAATGATCTGGAATTGGATATCAAATCGGGAGAGGCGGTAGCGATTGCTGGAGGCCAAGCATTCGACGTGATCAATCGACCGGATAATGGAGAATTTGAGGCAGCATGGATCGCATTCCATCCAAACGTGATCCGAAATTATAAACCCAATATCCAGGATTTGAAAGATATAGAGCCAGCATTCATTTTTTCTAATATAAGCTCCGGATTTTCGGACGCATTCCGACTCGCAAGAGAATCTATTATCACTGACAAATTGATCTCCGACCAAGTTGCGATCCATAGAGCAACAGAAATATTGATCTGGTTAGGAGAATACGGTAGAAAATTTAAGATACCTTCTACTGATAATATATCCCAAAAGGTCCGAGCCTTCTTAAGCGCAAATCCTGCAAAAGATTGGTCCGCCATAGAAATTGCGGAACGCCTGGAAATGAGCGAAGCCACTTTAAGAAGAAGACTATCTTCCGAACTTTCCTCATTTTCGGAAATACTGATCGATGTCAGAATGTCATTGGCCCTTTCCCTATTACAGGCAACGGATCGAAGTATCGGGGAGATCGCAAGGGAAGCAGGATATGATTCAGCTTCCAGATTTGCGGTCCGATTCCGGGACAGATTCGGATATTCTCCCACAATGTTAAGAAGAGAAACTAGTCGTGATCGGAACGGCACAATCCTTGATCGGGTCCGGACATAA
- a CDS encoding penicillin-binding protein activator LpoB, giving the protein MKFYLLPIFIILSFYYCASVEYRDPSQIEGTKQWGVREVRETVQNMSISLSDFYKKDSVKGYIELQKFKNNTSEHIDTKILANEIVTNLTSNKIPFVDTSQRKASLDEISLNKSGITTSDTKLDFGKLKSPSYRLSGELNDLVNYEKGKKIQYILITLRLTSVESNEIVWQTDKKFLKISDTEGYGL; this is encoded by the coding sequence ATGAAATTCTATCTTCTTCCTATATTTATCATATTAAGTTTTTATTATTGCGCAAGTGTGGAATACCGAGACCCAAGCCAGATCGAAGGAACAAAACAATGGGGGGTGAGGGAAGTCCGAGAAACTGTTCAGAATATGAGCATTTCACTTTCCGATTTTTATAAGAAGGACTCCGTTAAAGGTTATATAGAACTTCAAAAATTCAAGAATAATACTTCAGAACATATTGATACTAAAATTTTGGCAAATGAGATTGTTACTAACTTAACTTCTAATAAGATCCCATTTGTGGATACTTCCCAAAGAAAGGCATCTTTGGACGAGATCAGTTTGAATAAGTCGGGAATCACCACTTCTGACACCAAACTGGATTTTGGAAAATTAAAATCTCCAAGTTACCGTTTGAGTGGAGAATTGAATGATCTAGTAAATTACGAAAAAGGGAAGAAGATTCAATACATCCTTATCACTCTTCGTCTGACAAGTGTAGAATCGAATGAAATCGTTTGGCAGACGGACAAAAAATTCCTGAAAATAAGTGATACGGAAGGTTACGGACTTTAA
- a CDS encoding family 2A encapsulin nanocompartment shell protein, with protein sequence MAENSIPQHSLGDNAARKLANTTKTNAQYDLITPRWLVRLLDWKPLESGTLRVNRVKDNTSVEVLCGQKDEQPLPETFVDYEEKPREYTLSAISTVLDVHTRVSDLFSNPHDQIQEQLRLTIESVKERQENELINNEDYGLLKNVPKKQRIQTRKGAPTPDDLDELISKVWKEPSFFLAHPLAVAAFGRECTRRGVPPATVSLFGAQFLTWRGLPIIPTDKLLVGGETAPKAPGGTTNILLLRVGEKKQGVIGLYQPGLPGEQTPGLSVRFMGINRSAIGSYLISLYCSAAVLTDDAIAVLENVDVGNYYEYK encoded by the coding sequence ATGGCTGAAAACAGCATTCCGCAACATTCTTTGGGAGATAACGCAGCTCGTAAACTTGCAAATACAACTAAAACAAATGCACAATATGATTTAATCACTCCCCGTTGGTTAGTTCGTTTATTGGATTGGAAACCTTTAGAATCCGGGACCTTAAGAGTGAACCGAGTAAAGGATAATACATCGGTAGAAGTTCTTTGTGGACAGAAGGACGAGCAACCTCTTCCTGAAACTTTCGTAGACTACGAAGAAAAACCTAGAGAATATACATTAAGCGCGATATCTACCGTATTAGATGTTCATACAAGAGTGTCCGATCTATTCAGCAATCCTCACGATCAGATCCAGGAACAACTTAGACTTACTATAGAAAGTGTAAAAGAACGCCAAGAGAACGAACTCATCAATAACGAAGATTATGGCCTTCTTAAGAATGTTCCAAAAAAACAAAGGATCCAAACTAGAAAAGGGGCTCCTACACCGGATGATCTGGACGAACTCATTTCTAAAGTTTGGAAAGAACCTTCTTTCTTCTTGGCTCATCCATTAGCGGTTGCAGCTTTCGGTAGAGAATGTACCCGCAGAGGAGTTCCGCCTGCTACAGTATCTCTTTTCGGAGCACAGTTCTTAACTTGGAGAGGACTTCCAATCATTCCTACGGATAAACTTTTAGTAGGAGGAGAGACTGCTCCTAAGGCTCCTGGTGGAACTACCAATATTCTACTTTTAAGAGTGGGTGAAAAGAAACAAGGTGTGATCGGATTATACCAACCTGGTTTGCCTGGAGAACAAACTCCTGGTCTTTCCGTTCGTTTTATGGGGATCAATCGTTCTGCAATCGGTTCTTATCTGATCTCTCTTTATTGCTCCGCCGCTGTTCTTACCGACGATGCTATCGCCGTTTTAGAAAACGTGGATGTAGGCAATTATTATGAGTACAAGTGA
- a CDS encoding family 2A encapsulin nanocompartment cargo protein cysteine desulfurase, with amino-acid sequence MSTSDFSPELPGEFSRKDVSPPVDPNLIAEWSKKFFGPLSSGSNVDELVLSSSKIPNEIPANSQGAISQAESASVENFWTSTSGAGYTRVPDLGLSGVGVPTYPGGLNIPGAGQGLPGQNSPFSFLDEFRSFDSKAQNIQISDPFSFSPSLVPSVDISSGNFDLSYARKDFPILEEKVNGRNLVWLDNAATTHKPQAVIDRLSYFYKHENSNIHRGAHTLAARATDAYEAAREKVKGFLNSSSTEEIVFVRGATEAINLVAQTWGRQNIGKDDEILISWLEHHANIVPWQMLCSEKGAKLKVIPVDETGQIILSEYQRLLTPKTRIVAFTQVSNALGTVTPAGTMIELAHKQGAKVLLDGAQAVSHMPVDVQALDCDFYVFSGHKVFAPTGIGVLFGKKEILDQMTPWQGGGNMIQDVTFERTVYQPAPFRFEAGTGNIADAVGLGAAIDYLNKFGMIRIAEYEHSLLEYGTKELKKIPGLKMIGTAPDKAGVLSFVLEGFKTEDVGRYLAQEGIAVRSGHHCAQPILRRFGLESTVRPSLAFYNTCEDIDALIRALYDLKGGRTSGPL; translated from the coding sequence ATGAGTACAAGTGATTTTTCTCCGGAATTACCCGGAGAATTTTCCAGGAAGGATGTTTCTCCTCCTGTAGATCCTAACTTGATCGCAGAATGGTCCAAGAAATTTTTTGGACCTCTTTCAAGTGGATCTAACGTGGACGAGTTGGTTCTTTCTTCTTCCAAAATACCGAATGAGATCCCAGCGAATAGCCAGGGAGCTATCTCTCAGGCAGAATCCGCTTCTGTAGAAAATTTTTGGACTTCCACATCCGGAGCCGGATATACTCGAGTTCCTGATCTGGGATTATCAGGCGTTGGAGTTCCTACGTATCCGGGAGGATTAAATATCCCGGGTGCAGGTCAAGGTTTACCCGGGCAGAACTCTCCATTCTCTTTTTTAGATGAGTTTAGATCCTTCGATTCGAAGGCTCAGAATATTCAAATTTCCGATCCTTTCAGTTTTAGTCCTAGTCTTGTCCCTTCCGTAGATATATCTTCCGGGAATTTTGATCTGAGTTATGCCAGAAAAGATTTTCCTATCTTAGAAGAGAAGGTGAATGGAAGAAATTTAGTTTGGTTGGATAATGCTGCTACCACTCATAAACCTCAGGCAGTAATCGATAGGCTTTCTTATTTTTACAAACATGAAAATTCCAATATTCATAGGGGAGCCCATACTTTAGCTGCAAGAGCGACTGACGCGTACGAGGCTGCCAGGGAGAAGGTAAAGGGTTTTCTGAATTCTTCTTCTACCGAGGAGATTGTATTTGTCAGAGGTGCTACGGAAGCGATCAATCTAGTCGCTCAAACCTGGGGAAGACAGAATATAGGAAAAGACGACGAGATACTCATCTCCTGGTTGGAACATCATGCGAATATTGTTCCCTGGCAGATGTTATGTTCTGAGAAAGGAGCTAAATTAAAAGTAATTCCGGTGGACGAGACAGGGCAGATTATCCTAAGCGAATACCAAAGATTACTCACTCCTAAGACTCGTATAGTTGCGTTCACTCAAGTTTCTAATGCATTAGGAACTGTTACACCTGCTGGAACAATGATAGAACTGGCTCACAAACAAGGAGCCAAGGTATTATTGGATGGAGCCCAAGCAGTCTCACATATGCCTGTGGATGTGCAAGCTTTGGATTGCGATTTTTATGTGTTCTCAGGCCATAAGGTTTTCGCTCCAACTGGAATCGGGGTTTTATTCGGTAAGAAAGAAATTTTAGATCAAATGACTCCTTGGCAAGGCGGGGGGAATATGATCCAAGATGTTACTTTCGAAAGAACAGTTTATCAACCGGCTCCTTTCCGTTTTGAGGCAGGAACAGGTAATATCGCGGATGCAGTAGGTTTAGGTGCGGCTATCGATTATCTAAACAAATTCGGGATGATTCGTATTGCAGAATACGAACATTCTCTTTTGGAATACGGGACCAAGGAACTTAAAAAAATTCCCGGCCTGAAAATGATCGGAACTGCTCCTGATAAGGCGGGGGTATTATCTTTCGTGTTGGAAGGTTTTAAAACAGAAGACGTAGGAAGATATTTAGCTCAGGAAGGAATTGCCGTCAGATCAGGACATCATTGTGCTCAACCCATTTTGAGAAGATTCGGATTGGAAAGTACTGTCAGACCTTCTTTAGCATTTTATAATACTTGCGAAGATATAGACGCTCTGATCCGAGCTCTTTATGATCTGAAAGGTGGAAGGACATCCGGCCCTCTTTGA